Proteins encoded by one window of Actinocorallia herbida:
- a CDS encoding serine/threonine-protein kinase has protein sequence MTSALRPGDPRQLGLYHLHGRLGSGGFGVVYEGYDADGKRVAIKTLHDSQEAQRAEFRSEVRAWLLVNRPVCVASLLSADFDGPIPFAVSEHVAGPHLKQAVEHNGPLAAAEVRRLAIGMSAALVTIHRAGVVHRDLKPENVLLSPDGPRVVDFGIARIESHAPTEGPVKGTLRYMPPERYRGERGDDRVDVWGWGALVWMAANGRHAFDADNRYAIASRVGEHHPDTTMLAEPLRSLVSEALSKDPASRPTAEEILERLTGTSDPAQAAKHAVPALTPTPATQSAGELAESVFAGLDPGAQEAVPRVLLRLVTRSEHADEALRSATRAQFDDGSTSPAVLDRLLHAFTDQGLLLWDDQREEPTVTLRSAALIRAWPRLAEWAKAEQDGLAVHQGITARTTSWVERGRRKSDLLQGPALAEAQSWLADRRHLALNTAEKAFLDSGAALARRRNRMRTVLSAALAVLLLAATGAAAVAIVQGRTLEEQNRTVARQRDEAYGSRVANLSVSTRRTDPVTAKRLAIAAASLSPGGTDAHHALLTLFHQWERATIPAPDLGEGWSLVNSSENIQVWGQGDAIKVVDGDTGTVANAFTVPGGPIDTSSANAMDISGDGRFISLVQEGNELRVWDLRTGQPGPIAFHPAEPYAGLDSTGARLITLEKDRALVYDVATGERLLKIPHRVEAAILGPTSVFAYRERSLELWPMNGKKAIKGRSAEQKYGYSAMGLSPDRKTFAIRDGDKRLRPRRPRRRGDRAVGHGEARSDRDAAPLRR, from the coding sequence GTGACGAGTGCGCTTCGTCCGGGCGACCCGCGGCAACTGGGCCTCTATCACCTTCATGGACGTCTTGGCTCAGGCGGCTTCGGGGTCGTGTACGAGGGTTACGACGCCGACGGCAAAAGGGTCGCCATCAAGACCCTGCACGATTCGCAAGAGGCTCAGCGTGCCGAGTTCCGGAGCGAGGTCCGGGCCTGGCTCCTGGTGAACAGACCGGTCTGCGTCGCGTCGTTGCTCTCCGCGGACTTCGACGGGCCGATCCCCTTCGCGGTGAGTGAGCATGTGGCGGGGCCGCATCTGAAGCAGGCCGTCGAGCACAACGGCCCGCTCGCCGCGGCGGAAGTGCGAAGGCTGGCGATCGGGATGTCGGCGGCGCTGGTCACGATCCACCGCGCGGGAGTGGTCCATCGGGACCTGAAGCCGGAGAACGTCCTCCTCAGCCCTGACGGCCCCCGCGTCGTGGACTTCGGCATCGCCCGGATCGAGAGCCACGCGCCGACCGAGGGCCCGGTCAAGGGCACATTGCGCTATATGCCGCCGGAGCGCTACCGCGGCGAGCGCGGGGACGACAGAGTGGACGTGTGGGGGTGGGGAGCCCTCGTGTGGATGGCCGCCAACGGGCGCCACGCCTTCGACGCCGACAACCGGTATGCGATCGCGTCCCGGGTCGGCGAGCACCACCCCGACACCACGATGCTCGCCGAGCCGCTCAGGTCGCTCGTGTCGGAGGCGCTGTCCAAGGATCCGGCGAGCCGCCCGACGGCCGAAGAGATCCTGGAGCGCCTCACGGGTACCTCGGATCCCGCGCAGGCGGCGAAGCACGCGGTCCCGGCGCTGACGCCGACGCCCGCCACGCAATCGGCCGGGGAACTCGCCGAATCGGTGTTCGCCGGCCTCGACCCGGGAGCGCAGGAGGCCGTGCCGAGGGTGCTGCTGCGGCTGGTCACCCGCAGCGAACACGCGGACGAGGCGTTGCGCTCCGCGACTCGTGCGCAGTTCGACGACGGCAGCACCTCCCCGGCGGTCCTGGATCGGCTCCTGCACGCCTTCACCGACCAGGGGCTCCTCCTCTGGGACGACCAGCGCGAGGAGCCGACGGTGACGCTTCGCAGCGCCGCTCTCATCCGGGCCTGGCCCCGTCTCGCGGAGTGGGCGAAAGCAGAGCAAGACGGACTCGCGGTCCACCAGGGCATCACCGCCAGGACCACGAGCTGGGTCGAGCGGGGCCGCAGGAAGAGCGACCTGCTTCAAGGTCCGGCACTCGCCGAGGCGCAGTCCTGGCTCGCCGACCGCCGCCACCTGGCCCTCAACACCGCGGAGAAGGCCTTTCTGGATTCCGGCGCGGCCCTGGCCCGGCGGCGGAACCGGATGCGCACCGTGCTCAGCGCCGCCCTCGCCGTTCTGCTCCTGGCCGCCACCGGCGCCGCGGCCGTCGCCATCGTCCAGGGCCGGACCCTGGAGGAGCAGAACCGGACGGTCGCCCGGCAGCGTGACGAGGCTTATGGCTCCAGGGTCGCCAACCTCTCGGTGTCGACGCGCCGCACCGATCCCGTCACCGCCAAACGCCTGGCGATCGCCGCCGCGAGCCTGTCGCCCGGGGGAACCGACGCGCACCATGCCCTGCTCACCCTCTTCCACCAGTGGGAGAGGGCGACCATCCCGGCCCCGGACCTGGGCGAAGGGTGGTCGCTGGTCAATTCGTCCGAGAACATCCAGGTATGGGGGCAGGGTGACGCGATCAAGGTCGTGGACGGTGACACGGGCACGGTGGCGAACGCCTTCACCGTCCCGGGCGGGCCGATCGACACCTCGTCCGCGAACGCGATGGACATCTCCGGGGACGGGCGCTTCATCTCCCTCGTCCAGGAAGGGAACGAGCTGCGGGTATGGGATCTCCGCACCGGGCAGCCCGGCCCCATCGCCTTCCATCCGGCGGAACCCTACGCGGGACTCGACTCGACCGGAGCCCGCCTGATCACCCTGGAGAAGGATCGGGCACTCGTCTACGACGTCGCCACGGGAGAACGCCTGCTCAAGATCCCGCATCGGGTGGAGGCCGCGATCCTCGGCCCCACCAGCGTGTTCGCCTACCGGGAAAGGTCCCTGGAGCTGTGGCCGATGAACGGGAAGAAGGCGATCAAAGGCCGCTCCGCCGAGCAGAAGTACGGTTACAGCGCAATGGGGTTGAGTCCGGACCGGAAGACCTTCGCCATCCGCGACGGCGACAAACGGCTCCGTCCTCGCCGTCCGCGGCGTCGAGGAGATCGCGCTGTGGGACACGGCGAGGCACGTTCGGACCGCGACGCTGCCCCTCTCCGTCGATGA
- a CDS encoding ATP-binding protein: protein MTGRRAETVLPGVPEAAAVARRWLAGFLGAAHPVVDTAVLLLSEVFANACLHSRSGEPGGTVVIRAEAAGCGVRVEVVDEGGWPGPLSVADPGSGAESGRGLWLLDALAKEWNAENLPDGGRRVAFTVEAGVVLRSGGSWPSSTGCAVPANPRGRRIR, encoded by the coding sequence GTGACGGGGCGGCGGGCCGAGACGGTCCTGCCGGGAGTGCCGGAGGCGGCGGCGGTCGCGCGGCGGTGGCTCGCCGGTTTCCTGGGCGCCGCCCATCCGGTGGTGGACACGGCGGTGCTGCTGCTGTCGGAGGTGTTCGCCAACGCCTGTCTGCACAGCCGTTCTGGGGAGCCCGGCGGCACGGTCGTGATCCGTGCCGAGGCGGCCGGGTGTGGAGTCCGCGTCGAGGTCGTCGACGAAGGCGGGTGGCCGGGGCCGCTCTCGGTCGCGGACCCGGGGTCGGGGGCCGAGAGCGGTCGCGGCCTGTGGCTCCTTGACGCACTCGCCAAGGAGTGGAACGCCGAGAACCTGCCCGACGGTGGGCGGCGCGTCGCCTTCACCGTCGAGGCGGGCGTGGTGCTCCGGAGCGGCGGCTCATGGCCGTCCAGTACCGGTTGCGCTGTTCCGGCCAATCCTCGCGGGAGGCGAATTCGGTGA
- a CDS encoding insecticidal delta-endotoxin Cry8Ea1 family protein, producing MSWQGSMQCIVTNKTGGPITNVSVSHAWNATQSTSAPELSNGDSILTPFSIETGSGGSDLWTISCVDASGETWGRTDKQCDIEEEDYDSGEAVRITFGPLSEGWSVTLPLSSSCTDNYYDDNGPADLEPSPPYSAMAEIITATALGFVPEVGNLLSGIVYVFWAPSLTGISPWTQIVQQTAQLIDQRIEQEIYQSVEDTLNGLQNDLADYLQAVPTQDYPVIADYWIAADAFFDHDMPSFQQSGYEVNLLPLFAQAANLHLVLLRDGVLFGQTWGWNGAQMQKVQQKLTKQIETYSDYANQYYKQGLQQITLDTLPDDHECEPFASVNRYVRQMTLGVTDLVAVWPYLDPSVYPTPVTPYLDREIYSDPIGTCDDSGPISIDPAQTPTEPITRIAVWGGDRIDAAQVTYPSGGGPGGITQTPRMGDSNGGSDQPPHGGVFDLTNSSQVTVAAGLGSQIPNAFSFTFADGSQTGELGGGYQEGEPFGFSYPGEIMSRLHINGISDFFGSADCAVFGFKFPSFGRLTALTWNGDAWSADSPVGTLTTSAAPALAVFGDALYCFYQGDLDGTLHYCVFDGANWSADQQVPGVQITGSPAAAEFDGRLYVAHQGPGTDTDTDLWCSVFDGQTWQTDTNIPWVGVTAGPALAVYDGSLYCLYKGAGTGSHEGMWCIRHDGSVWQQPNTRVPGVQMTGRPTAVTYGDLLYCFYQGSGSDQLGGDGALWFVRFDGASWSDPQRVSDVGISGSPAAVVFDDALYVLHDGWENIPSAPLWYSVFDGSDWQPDLQVPNAAGATGPAAATFDDTLYCLHQTPAQAPSIEAVRILYIASPTAVELDGFAALPGSRTPLPLLTEFASREDWPEQRNRYWTAMSRRSGAPRPPRR from the coding sequence ATGAGCTGGCAGGGCAGCATGCAGTGCATCGTCACGAACAAGACCGGAGGGCCCATCACCAATGTCAGTGTGTCGCACGCCTGGAACGCGACGCAGTCGACTTCGGCGCCGGAACTGTCGAACGGCGACAGTATCCTCACGCCCTTCTCCATCGAGACGGGAAGCGGCGGAAGCGACCTCTGGACGATCTCCTGCGTCGACGCGAGCGGAGAGACCTGGGGACGGACCGACAAACAGTGCGACATCGAAGAGGAGGACTACGACAGCGGCGAGGCCGTGCGCATCACGTTCGGCCCCCTGTCCGAAGGCTGGAGCGTGACCCTGCCGCTCAGCAGTTCCTGCACCGACAACTACTACGACGACAACGGCCCCGCCGACCTCGAGCCGAGTCCTCCCTACAGTGCCATGGCGGAGATCATCACAGCGACGGCCCTGGGCTTCGTCCCCGAGGTCGGCAATCTCCTCAGCGGCATCGTCTACGTGTTCTGGGCCCCGTCGCTGACGGGGATCAGCCCGTGGACGCAGATCGTCCAGCAGACCGCTCAACTGATCGACCAGCGGATCGAACAGGAGATCTACCAGTCCGTCGAGGACACGCTCAACGGACTGCAGAACGACCTGGCCGACTACCTTCAGGCGGTACCCACGCAGGACTACCCGGTGATCGCGGACTACTGGATCGCCGCCGACGCGTTCTTCGACCATGACATGCCGAGTTTCCAGCAGTCCGGCTACGAGGTGAATCTCCTGCCGCTGTTCGCCCAGGCGGCCAATCTGCACCTGGTCCTGCTGCGCGACGGCGTCCTTTTCGGGCAGACCTGGGGCTGGAACGGCGCCCAGATGCAGAAGGTTCAGCAGAAGCTGACGAAACAGATCGAAACATACTCGGACTACGCGAACCAGTACTACAAGCAGGGCCTCCAGCAGATCACCCTGGACACCCTCCCCGACGACCACGAATGCGAGCCGTTCGCCTCCGTCAACCGCTACGTCCGCCAGATGACCCTCGGGGTGACGGACCTCGTCGCGGTGTGGCCCTACCTGGATCCGTCCGTGTATCCCACGCCCGTCACGCCCTATCTCGACCGGGAGATCTACAGCGACCCGATCGGCACCTGCGACGACAGCGGCCCCATCAGCATCGATCCCGCCCAGACCCCGACCGAGCCGATCACCCGGATCGCCGTCTGGGGCGGGGACCGCATCGACGCGGCACAGGTCACCTACCCCAGCGGAGGAGGTCCGGGAGGCATCACGCAGACCCCGCGCATGGGGGACTCCAACGGAGGCAGCGACCAGCCGCCGCACGGCGGTGTCTTCGACCTCACGAACTCCAGCCAGGTGACCGTCGCCGCGGGCCTGGGCAGCCAGATCCCGAACGCCTTCTCGTTCACCTTCGCCGACGGCTCGCAGACGGGCGAGCTCGGCGGCGGATACCAGGAGGGCGAGCCCTTCGGCTTCTCGTATCCGGGCGAGATCATGTCACGCCTGCACATCAACGGGATCAGCGACTTCTTCGGCAGCGCCGACTGCGCCGTGTTCGGGTTCAAGTTCCCGTCCTTCGGGCGGCTGACGGCGCTCACGTGGAACGGGGACGCCTGGTCGGCCGACAGCCCCGTCGGCACGCTCACCACCTCGGCGGCGCCGGCTCTCGCGGTGTTCGGCGACGCGCTCTACTGCTTCTACCAGGGGGATCTGGACGGGACCCTGCACTACTGCGTCTTCGACGGTGCGAACTGGTCGGCGGATCAGCAGGTGCCCGGTGTGCAGATCACCGGATCGCCGGCCGCGGCGGAGTTCGACGGCCGGCTCTACGTCGCCCACCAGGGGCCCGGCACCGACACCGACACCGACCTGTGGTGCTCCGTCTTCGACGGACAGACGTGGCAGACCGATACGAACATCCCATGGGTCGGTGTCACAGCGGGCCCCGCCCTCGCCGTCTACGACGGCTCCCTCTACTGCCTCTACAAGGGCGCCGGCACCGGAAGCCACGAGGGGATGTGGTGCATCCGCCACGACGGGTCGGTGTGGCAGCAGCCCAACACACGCGTTCCCGGCGTGCAGATGACCGGACGGCCCACCGCCGTGACGTACGGCGACCTGCTGTACTGCTTCTACCAGGGCTCGGGTTCCGACCAGCTGGGCGGCGACGGGGCGCTGTGGTTCGTCCGGTTCGACGGCGCCTCGTGGTCGGACCCCCAGCGGGTGAGCGATGTCGGGATCAGCGGATCGCCCGCGGCCGTCGTCTTCGACGACGCCCTCTACGTGCTGCACGACGGATGGGAGAACATCCCGAGCGCACCGCTGTGGTACTCGGTGTTCGACGGAAGCGACTGGCAGCCCGATCTCCAGGTGCCGAACGCGGCGGGCGCGACGGGCCCGGCCGCCGCGACATTCGACGACACCCTCTACTGCCTGCACCAGACCCCGGCCCAGGCACCGAGCATCGAGGCGGTCCGCATCCTGTACATCGCCTCGCCGACCGCCGTCGAACTCGACGGGTTCGCGGCGCTGCCCGGTTCCCGTACGCCACTGCCGCTTCTCACCGAATTCGCCTCCCGCGAGGATTGGCCGGAACAGCGCAACCGGTACTGGACGGCCATGAGCCGCCGCTCCGGAGCACCACGCCCGCCTCGACGGTGA
- a CDS encoding glycosyltransferase, whose product MICLLPNCGYISETSRMLEIGKALAERGAAVRIAVHGGAHTRLLDAAGVGYDQVGPVMDDRRGAAFVQSGIGLGPPGQSMYSDDELRAYALAEAAYFREHGVTAAVSGFTLTTLLSTRLAGIPLITEHAGSWVPPVFERGLLPAPTSVHGMPGFVPGPIARRLVARRLPSLRLYCGGFDRIAAELGVEPVPSMPALLLGDLTLVPEIPEVVGIPAAEMAAWRPGRGYRPGTALRYTGPLFAHLDVPVPEPVARFLDGPGPLVYVALTSTPPALVRDVVRAVRDTGARVLVAATVHDLDDLAGDRVAVGPVLPSHEIMPHADLAVVTAGQGSLQTAMACGVPAVGIPLQLEQDLNVVLLERLGAARRVAPSAIGSRLGPLVRRMLADDRYREAARRIQRLYDTADGPGAAADAILSFLVTTEVSR is encoded by the coding sequence GTGATCTGCCTCCTCCCCAACTGCGGCTATATCTCCGAGACGTCCCGGATGCTGGAGATCGGCAAGGCGCTGGCCGAGCGCGGCGCGGCCGTCCGGATCGCCGTGCACGGTGGCGCCCACACCCGACTCCTCGACGCCGCCGGTGTCGGCTACGACCAGGTCGGTCCCGTGATGGACGACCGGCGCGGCGCCGCGTTCGTCCAGTCCGGGATCGGCCTCGGCCCGCCCGGCCAGAGCATGTACTCCGACGACGAGCTGCGGGCCTACGCCCTGGCCGAGGCCGCCTACTTCCGGGAGCACGGCGTCACGGCCGCCGTCAGCGGGTTCACCCTGACCACGCTGCTGTCGACCCGGCTCGCCGGGATCCCGCTGATCACCGAGCACGCGGGGAGCTGGGTGCCGCCCGTCTTCGAACGGGGGCTGCTGCCCGCGCCGACCTCGGTCCACGGGATGCCGGGCTTCGTCCCGGGGCCGATCGCGCGGCGCCTGGTCGCCCGGCGGCTGCCGTCGCTGCGGCTGTACTGCGGGGGGTTCGACCGGATCGCCGCCGAACTGGGCGTCGAGCCCGTGCCGAGCATGCCGGCGCTGCTGCTCGGCGATCTCACGCTGGTCCCGGAGATTCCCGAGGTGGTCGGGATCCCGGCGGCGGAGATGGCGGCGTGGCGTCCGGGACGCGGCTACCGGCCCGGCACCGCGCTGCGGTACACCGGGCCGCTGTTCGCCCACCTCGACGTCCCGGTGCCCGAACCCGTCGCCCGGTTCCTCGACGGGCCGGGCCCGCTCGTGTACGTCGCGCTCACCTCGACGCCGCCCGCCCTGGTCCGGGACGTCGTGCGGGCGGTGCGGGACACCGGAGCCCGGGTGCTGGTCGCGGCGACCGTCCACGACCTGGACGACCTCGCCGGTGACCGGGTCGCGGTCGGGCCCGTGCTGCCGAGCCACGAGATCATGCCGCACGCCGACCTCGCCGTCGTCACCGCGGGGCAGGGCAGTCTCCAGACCGCGATGGCCTGCGGCGTCCCGGCCGTCGGGATCCCGCTCCAACTGGAGCAGGACCTCAACGTCGTCCTGCTGGAACGGCTCGGCGCCGCCCGCAGGGTCGCGCCGTCCGCCATCGGCTCCCGGCTGGGACCGCTGGTCCGCCGGATGCTCGCCGACGACCGGTACCGCGAGGCGGCCCGCCGGATCCAGCGGCTCTACGACACCGCCGACGGCCCGGGAGCGGCCGCCGACGCCATCCTGTCCTTCCTCGTCACCACGGAGGTCTCCCGATGA
- a CDS encoding DUF397 domain-containing protein, with the protein MSAESFFWRKSSHSGNNGGNCVEVSRRPAFPLPGHADDPLTVAVRDSKNRHGAVLTLSGPVWEKLRGRLAGG; encoded by the coding sequence GTGAGCGCCGAGTCCTTCTTCTGGCGAAAGAGCAGCCACAGCGGCAACAACGGCGGCAACTGCGTCGAGGTCTCCCGCCGACCGGCCTTTCCGCTTCCCGGCCACGCGGACGACCCCCTGACCGTCGCCGTGCGGGACTCCAAGAATCGGCACGGGGCGGTGCTCACGCTCAGCGGGCCGGTGTGGGAGAAACTGCGCGGGAGGCTCGCCGGAGGCTGA
- a CDS encoding MarR family winged helix-turn-helix transcriptional regulator, whose protein sequence is METSGKPSPGLEPGLDPAVRAFRVLLTTGQRLHTLMDERLRADGLTTQQAALLTVVKAMDGPSVTGAARALGTTHQNAAQIVTALTRKGFLRTEPDPADRRRRVLVATEAADAYWRDRDPSDFAALDTWFSALSPAELTMLTSLAERLLRALPGPRPT, encoded by the coding sequence ATGGAGACCTCTGGGAAGCCCTCACCCGGCCTGGAACCCGGCCTCGACCCCGCCGTGCGGGCGTTCCGTGTCCTGCTGACCACCGGACAGCGCCTGCACACCCTGATGGACGAGCGCCTGCGCGCCGACGGCCTCACCACCCAGCAGGCCGCCCTGCTCACCGTCGTCAAGGCCATGGACGGCCCGTCGGTCACCGGGGCCGCCCGCGCCCTCGGCACCACCCACCAGAACGCCGCCCAGATCGTCACTGCCCTCACCCGCAAGGGCTTCCTGCGCACCGAGCCCGACCCTGCCGACCGCCGCCGCCGCGTCCTGGTCGCCACAGAGGCCGCGGACGCCTACTGGCGCGACCGCGACCCGTCCGACTTCGCCGCCCTCGACACCTGGTTCTCCGCCCTCTCCCCCGCCGAACTCACCATGTTGACCTCCCTCGCCGAACGCCTCCTCCGCGCCCTCCCCGGCCCCCGCCCCACCTAG
- a CDS encoding helix-turn-helix domain-containing protein, translating into MVRSKHVPTVASARLARELREQRVRAGLSQETVAERMGWAESKLYRIENDKSRLLQRDVRRLVELYGLGDEESHALLALSQSAGEPDWWHSYSGAIPEWFQIYVVLESSACEIQGYESELVPGIMQTDGYARAIMSTAPAPYPESDIDDTVAIRATRQSRLTGDDPVSAWMVLNEAVIRRIVGNRTVMHEQIERLIALGSRPNVTLQVLPFDVGAHSAMHGSFMYLKFTEPTDPDKVYLEHQIGALYTQKPEELDRYRLMFDYLRAQALGPEQTLSLLRQVAAEFASS; encoded by the coding sequence ATGGTTCGCAGCAAACACGTACCAACCGTCGCCAGCGCCAGGCTTGCGCGCGAACTGCGGGAGCAGCGGGTCAGGGCCGGGCTGAGCCAGGAGACCGTGGCCGAGAGAATGGGCTGGGCCGAGAGCAAGCTCTACCGGATCGAGAACGACAAGAGCCGCCTGCTCCAACGCGACGTGCGAAGACTCGTCGAGCTTTACGGGCTCGGCGACGAGGAGAGCCACGCGCTTCTGGCGCTCTCCCAGAGCGCGGGCGAGCCGGACTGGTGGCACAGCTACTCGGGTGCCATCCCCGAGTGGTTCCAGATCTACGTAGTGCTGGAGTCGTCGGCGTGCGAGATCCAGGGCTACGAATCCGAACTCGTTCCCGGAATCATGCAGACCGACGGCTACGCCCGAGCGATCATGTCGACCGCACCGGCGCCCTACCCCGAGTCGGACATCGACGACACGGTGGCGATCCGCGCGACCCGCCAGAGCCGGCTCACCGGCGACGATCCTGTGAGCGCGTGGATGGTGCTGAACGAAGCGGTGATCCGCCGCATCGTCGGAAACCGCACGGTCATGCACGAACAGATCGAGCGACTCATCGCCTTGGGAAGCCGCCCCAACGTCACGCTTCAGGTGCTCCCATTCGACGTCGGCGCGCACAGCGCGATGCACGGTTCGTTCATGTACCTCAAGTTCACCGAGCCCACCGACCCGGACAAGGTCTACCTGGAACACCAGATCGGCGCCCTCTACACGCAGAAGCCTGAAGAGCTCGACCGATATAGGCTGATGTTCGACTATTTGCGCGCCCAGGCGCTGGGACCAGAACAGACCTTGAGCCTGCTGCGTCAAGTGGCGGCAGAGTTCGCCTCGTCGTGA
- a CDS encoding WD40 repeat domain-containing protein encodes MSKDGGLLANSHQNGDIDIWDTRAQAKKITLRTGEQIDPRRNAVAFSPDLRTLVKVGQTGEGIPSMELWDLGTGTRRAAATGRKGSGSYGLPKIVFGPNGGVLTGPDQGVIDLDTGLHIIEPNQNLPEMGAISKDRLVAAQPGILDTKVKLWDGNDMSRPPTDVGFGVKLDTSIAFSPNGRVLAVTDRHGQIRLWDVQARRTLGPPLTSFYSRSTDWSPIQVVAMAFDSVGTRIMATDDEGRLRTYLIDPAELKAALCAEVGPLSPTDWKSYIPPAVPYRRTC; translated from the coding sequence TTGTCGAAAGACGGAGGCCTCCTGGCGAACTCCCATCAGAACGGCGACATCGACATCTGGGACACCCGCGCCCAGGCCAAGAAGATCACCCTGCGCACAGGCGAACAGATCGATCCACGGCGCAACGCGGTCGCGTTCTCCCCGGATCTCCGCACGCTCGTCAAGGTCGGCCAGACAGGTGAGGGCATCCCCTCGATGGAACTGTGGGACCTCGGCACCGGGACGCGCCGGGCCGCCGCCACGGGCCGCAAGGGCAGCGGCTCCTACGGCCTGCCGAAGATCGTGTTCGGGCCCAACGGCGGCGTGCTCACCGGCCCGGACCAGGGCGTCATCGACCTGGACACCGGCCTGCACATCATCGAGCCCAACCAGAACCTGCCGGAAATGGGGGCGATCAGCAAGGATCGCCTCGTCGCGGCGCAGCCCGGGATCCTCGACACCAAGGTCAAGCTGTGGGACGGGAACGACATGTCCCGCCCGCCGACCGACGTCGGCTTTGGCGTGAAGCTCGACACGTCCATCGCCTTCTCCCCGAACGGAAGGGTGCTCGCGGTGACCGACAGGCACGGCCAGATCCGCCTCTGGGACGTCCAGGCACGCAGAACCCTCGGGCCCCCGCTCACTTCCTTCTACTCCCGCAGCACGGACTGGTCCCCCATCCAGGTCGTCGCCATGGCCTTCGACTCCGTCGGAACCCGGATCATGGCCACCGACGACGAAGGCCGCCTGCGCACCTACCTCATCGACCCCGCCGAACTGAAAGCCGCCCTGTGCGCCGAGGTCGGCCCACTCTCACCCACCGACTGGAAGTCTTACATACCCCCCGCCGTCCCCTACCGCCGAACCTGCTGA